From Diaminobutyricibacter sp. McL0608, one genomic window encodes:
- a CDS encoding amidohydrolase produces the protein MITESAADLVLLGGVVVTMASDAATPAETEGLAILAGEVVALGSRSDLQPYIGEATRVIELAGAAILPGFVDSHIHPVFGIDMTRGADLSRCRTLADVESSLRAEADGLAAEDWLLGWGLDPNVFGEEPVTNAVLNDVAGDRPAFIRFFDAHAALASSGALALAKVTGAEEFTDASRVVTDATGRPSGYLLELQAVHLVEAVLPPLSFDRRAEALYEVLLRMAHGGFTSGQVQDLAPDAIELLQAIEATRDLPIRLRMSPWYVPGAPLEEVSRLAGLQGVHGRRWIVEGVKLMIDGTVDNGTAWLHEPDCLGESTTSLWLDPEQYRDALTALDRRGIPTTTHAIGDAGIDFVVLAIDGLVERTATHRVEHIETMTDAALEVFVSSQATASMQPTHCTLFTRADGSDNWSRRLGEARAERGFRTRDLVRAGIPLALGSDWPVAPSDAVGILADAQLRRPHDHPDAVPINPDQALDAMDALRGLTVEPYRTIGRTGGVLHVGAAADITVLDRDPRAVTPDSLGEAVVLITVVDGRIVVDAGDRAPVTTGT, from the coding sequence GTGATCACTGAAAGCGCCGCAGACCTGGTGCTGCTCGGTGGCGTGGTGGTGACGATGGCGTCCGATGCCGCGACGCCGGCCGAGACCGAGGGCCTGGCCATCCTCGCCGGTGAAGTGGTGGCGCTAGGGAGTAGGAGCGACCTGCAGCCATACATCGGCGAGGCAACAAGAGTGATCGAGCTTGCGGGCGCGGCCATTCTGCCGGGGTTCGTCGACAGTCATATCCATCCCGTGTTCGGTATCGATATGACGCGTGGGGCCGATCTCAGCCGATGCCGCACGCTTGCAGACGTCGAGTCGTCGCTGCGAGCAGAGGCGGACGGATTGGCGGCGGAGGACTGGCTCCTCGGGTGGGGCCTCGATCCGAACGTGTTCGGCGAGGAACCCGTCACGAACGCGGTCCTGAACGACGTGGCGGGCGACCGCCCGGCGTTCATCCGCTTCTTCGACGCCCATGCCGCTCTGGCATCCTCCGGCGCACTCGCGCTCGCCAAGGTCACGGGTGCCGAAGAGTTCACCGACGCGTCTCGTGTCGTCACCGACGCGACCGGCCGCCCGTCCGGCTACCTCCTCGAGCTTCAGGCGGTTCACCTGGTGGAAGCGGTCCTACCTCCGCTGAGCTTCGATCGCCGCGCCGAGGCACTCTACGAGGTGCTCCTCCGCATGGCTCACGGCGGCTTCACGTCAGGACAGGTTCAGGACCTCGCCCCTGACGCGATCGAGCTGCTGCAGGCGATCGAGGCAACCCGCGACCTTCCGATCCGGCTTCGGATGTCTCCCTGGTACGTGCCGGGGGCGCCGCTCGAAGAGGTTTCCCGGCTGGCCGGGCTGCAGGGCGTGCACGGACGCCGCTGGATCGTGGAGGGCGTCAAGCTCATGATCGACGGCACTGTCGATAACGGAACGGCGTGGCTGCACGAGCCGGACTGCCTCGGCGAGTCCACGACATCGCTGTGGCTTGATCCCGAACAGTACCGCGACGCGCTCACCGCACTGGACCGGCGCGGCATCCCGACTACGACACACGCGATCGGGGACGCCGGGATCGATTTCGTCGTGCTCGCAATCGACGGATTGGTCGAGCGCACGGCGACGCACCGGGTCGAGCACATCGAGACGATGACGGATGCCGCGCTCGAAGTGTTTGTGTCGTCGCAGGCCACTGCGAGCATGCAGCCCACACATTGCACGCTGTTCACCCGTGCGGACGGAAGCGACAACTGGTCGAGAAGACTGGGCGAGGCGCGCGCTGAGCGGGGCTTCCGAACCCGGGATCTCGTCCGTGCGGGGATACCCCTCGCCCTGGGCTCGGACTGGCCCGTCGCTCCGAGCGATGCGGTCGGCATCCTCGCTGACGCACAGCTGCGCCGCCCTCACGATCACCCGGACGCCGTGCCGATCAACCCGGACCAGGCACTCGACGCGATGGACGCGTTGCGCGGTCTGACCGTCGAGCCCTATCGGACGATAGGCCGAACGGGCGGTGTGCTCCACGTCGGCGCGGCGGCGGACATCACTGTGCTCGACCGCGATCCTCGCGCGGTCACGCCCGACAGCCTCGGCGAGGCTGTCGTTCTGATCACCGTCGTCGACGGTCGCATTGTCGTGGACGCCGGCGACCGTGCACCGGTCACGACGGGAACCTGA
- a CDS encoding MarR family winged helix-turn-helix transcriptional regulator, with product MLETDKADSTSYLERASDAPLSHEIEFLAVKAFTQGTRIANRYLQDLGLRARSYSVLAMACADLDPTQRDLAEFLSLDPSQIVSLVDELERDGLVRRLVDPSDRRSKVVHATEVGRARFAEAQLRTRSAENEALSGLSTEDRETLRSLLRRLVFAAD from the coding sequence ATGCTCGAGACGGATAAGGCCGACAGCACCAGCTACCTGGAGCGCGCCTCCGACGCACCGCTGTCGCACGAGATCGAGTTCCTCGCTGTCAAGGCGTTCACGCAGGGCACCCGGATCGCGAACCGCTACCTGCAGGACCTCGGATTGCGCGCGCGGTCCTATTCCGTTCTCGCGATGGCGTGTGCGGACCTGGATCCGACTCAGCGCGACCTCGCAGAGTTCCTATCGCTTGATCCGAGCCAGATTGTCTCCTTGGTCGACGAACTCGAACGGGATGGGCTCGTGCGACGGCTCGTCGACCCCTCCGACCGGCGCTCGAAAGTTGTCCACGCTACCGAGGTAGGGCGCGCGCGTTTCGCGGAGGCACAACTCCGCACCCGCTCGGCCGAGAATGAAGCACTCAGCGGGCTGAGTACAGAAGACCGCGAAACTCTGCGAAGCCTGTTGCGCAGACTCGTTTTCGCCGCCGACTAA
- a CDS encoding SDR family NAD(P)-dependent oxidoreductase codes for MTLTGKVAIVTGSGRGLGLAYAQELARQGASVVVNDVDEQTAAAAVASIESEGGSAVAVVAPVGSSETADELVRTAVEQFGRLDILVTNAGVLRDTVLWKMTDDDFDLVINVHLRGTFTCVRAAATHMRDAGQGGRIICIGSPTGQRGNFGQTNYSAAKAGIVGMVRTWALELKRAGITANAVIPVAATAMTATVPYFAAAVEADAAGEPMPAFFRHDLGFGTSTDVAGLVSYLASDAASSVTGQAIGIGGDRLQLWSHPEPVVTEYHEGGWSAAALEADFPDLIGSHQQTVGEGFPPLPDELQRPVQA; via the coding sequence ATGACGCTCACAGGCAAGGTCGCCATCGTCACCGGTTCGGGTCGCGGGCTCGGGCTCGCCTACGCCCAGGAGTTGGCACGGCAGGGAGCATCCGTCGTCGTCAACGACGTGGACGAGCAGACCGCCGCCGCCGCGGTCGCCAGCATCGAGAGTGAGGGCGGCAGCGCAGTAGCCGTTGTCGCGCCGGTCGGATCGAGCGAGACCGCCGACGAACTCGTCCGCACGGCTGTCGAACAGTTCGGGCGCCTCGACATCCTCGTCACCAACGCGGGTGTGCTCCGCGACACCGTCCTCTGGAAGATGACCGACGACGACTTCGACCTCGTGATCAATGTTCACCTGCGCGGCACGTTCACCTGTGTCCGCGCAGCCGCCACGCACATGCGGGATGCGGGCCAAGGCGGCCGCATCATCTGCATCGGCTCGCCGACGGGCCAGCGCGGCAACTTCGGGCAAACCAACTACTCCGCTGCCAAAGCCGGCATCGTCGGCATGGTTCGCACCTGGGCCCTCGAGCTGAAGCGCGCAGGAATCACCGCGAACGCCGTCATTCCTGTCGCGGCTACCGCGATGACCGCGACCGTGCCCTACTTCGCCGCCGCCGTCGAAGCGGATGCGGCCGGCGAACCGATGCCCGCCTTCTTCCGTCACGATCTCGGGTTCGGCACGTCGACCGACGTCGCCGGTCTCGTCTCCTACCTCGCCTCTGACGCTGCCTCTTCTGTCACCGGTCAAGCGATCGGCATCGGTGGCGACCGCCTACAGCTCTGGTCCCATCCCGAGCCCGTGGTCACGGAATATCACGAGGGCGGATGGTCCGCCGCCGCACTCGAGGCCGACTTCCCGGACCTCATCGGCAGTCACCAGCAGACCGTCGGCGAGGGCTTCCCTCCCCTGCCGGACGAACTGCAGCGCCCCGTACAGGCCTGA
- a CDS encoding ketopantoate reductase family protein, with the protein MNILIVGAGATGVAVGVRLTQAGRDVTYLVRTERQRILERDGISLTEPDGRHSVSAKTVTADTLTGAFDLVIVAVKASAIAAVMEDIVPAVGPATVIVPFLNGIRHIDLLDGRYPGRVAGGLIKIVATLDERGGAVQMTALAEITIGSLGTEPMPRSVRQLLDVPGLAVVETDEVWLRLWEKWAFIASAGIVTCLFDNTVGRIQEAGGLRYIEAAIAETEAIASAAGYPPRAAAHRQSINILAEPGSPFTSSLFRDLAAGRATEAEHILGDLANRARELSVTTPLLDLTLVRVRAAELSRQRP; encoded by the coding sequence ATGAACATTCTCATCGTCGGAGCCGGCGCAACCGGGGTCGCTGTCGGGGTTCGATTGACTCAGGCTGGCCGAGACGTCACTTACCTCGTACGGACTGAGCGCCAACGAATCCTCGAACGGGATGGCATCTCCCTGACCGAACCCGACGGAAGACACTCCGTTTCCGCAAAAACCGTCACCGCGGACACCCTCACCGGCGCGTTCGATCTGGTCATCGTGGCCGTGAAAGCCAGCGCGATCGCCGCCGTGATGGAGGACATCGTCCCTGCGGTCGGACCGGCAACGGTCATCGTCCCGTTTCTGAACGGCATCCGCCACATCGACCTGCTCGATGGCCGCTACCCGGGCCGGGTCGCCGGTGGGCTCATCAAGATTGTCGCGACCCTCGACGAACGCGGCGGAGCCGTGCAGATGACCGCGCTGGCTGAAATCACTATCGGCTCACTCGGCACGGAGCCGATGCCGAGGTCCGTCCGGCAGCTTCTCGATGTGCCCGGACTGGCGGTCGTCGAAACAGACGAGGTCTGGCTGCGACTCTGGGAGAAGTGGGCGTTCATCGCATCAGCCGGGATCGTCACCTGCCTGTTCGACAACACGGTGGGCCGGATCCAGGAAGCCGGAGGACTCCGCTACATTGAAGCGGCAATCGCCGAAACGGAGGCCATCGCAAGCGCGGCAGGCTACCCTCCGCGCGCCGCCGCGCATAGACAGTCCATCAACATTCTGGCCGAACCAGGCTCGCCATTCACCTCATCGCTCTTTCGCGACCTCGCCGCAGGGAGAGCAACTGAAGCCGAACACATCCTGGGTGACCTGGCGAATCGTGCCCGTGAACTTTCGGTGACAACACCATTGCTCGACCTGACCCTCGTGCGCGTCCGCGCCGCAGAGCTGAGTCGACAGCGCCCATGA
- a CDS encoding acyl-CoA synthetase, translating to MHDHGLGSWMYKRRLKSPDKVALYFENDQITYAELADAADRISALLWHRGVRKGDRVAFLGENSPAFIEVLFGTVQLGAVFVPVNTRLAPPEIAHVLRDSDARVLIHDPELDQRVNDAGYDIPDRFVVGRGTPDRPGLDAMLGSSAAGHTNAEVALDDPAAIIYTSGTTGLSKGAVLTHQNLTWVALNTLVDYDVVSTEIALMISPLFHVASLGMGALPVILKGGTIVLERGFEPGRALALIQRYGVSMLSGVPTTFQLMADHPDWATTDLSTLQKLTCGGSAAPARILNAYEQRGLHFSQGYGMTETSPGATSLSPDMTRRKQGSVGLPHFFTDVRITDEHGDVVPRGTIGEIEISGPNVFPGYRGLPDATAAAFTDDGWFRSGDLGFLDPEGYLYISDRLKDMIISGGENIYPAEVENLINDIDGVSGVAVIGVPDDRWGEVPWALLTVRKDVSVDTASVREFLDGKLARYKIPTRVVVIDELPRTATGKIRKADLRAYAEALREQTSPAEQTPTGRPPLKTSD from the coding sequence ATGCACGATCACGGCCTCGGCTCGTGGATGTACAAGCGCCGCCTGAAATCACCCGACAAGGTGGCACTGTACTTCGAGAACGACCAGATCACCTATGCCGAGCTCGCGGACGCTGCCGACCGCATCTCGGCTCTGTTGTGGCACCGCGGAGTGCGGAAAGGCGACCGCGTCGCGTTCCTCGGCGAGAACAGCCCTGCCTTCATCGAGGTACTCTTCGGCACGGTCCAGCTGGGAGCCGTCTTCGTTCCAGTCAATACACGGTTGGCTCCGCCGGAAATCGCCCACGTCCTGCGCGACTCGGATGCCCGGGTGCTCATCCACGACCCCGAGCTCGACCAGCGAGTGAACGACGCCGGCTACGACATCCCGGACCGCTTCGTCGTCGGCAGAGGCACACCCGACAGGCCGGGCCTCGACGCGATGTTGGGTTCGAGCGCCGCCGGCCACACCAATGCCGAGGTCGCCCTCGATGATCCCGCGGCGATCATCTACACCTCAGGGACGACCGGTCTGTCGAAAGGCGCGGTTCTCACCCACCAGAACCTCACCTGGGTGGCGTTGAACACACTCGTGGACTACGACGTCGTCTCGACCGAGATCGCCCTGATGATCTCACCGCTCTTCCATGTCGCTTCCCTCGGCATGGGCGCGCTCCCCGTGATCCTCAAAGGCGGCACCATCGTCCTCGAGCGCGGATTCGAACCAGGACGCGCTCTTGCGCTTATCCAGCGATACGGCGTCTCGATGCTCAGCGGCGTCCCGACCACGTTCCAGCTGATGGCCGACCACCCCGACTGGGCGACGACTGACCTCTCCACACTCCAGAAGCTGACCTGCGGCGGCTCGGCCGCCCCCGCCCGCATCCTCAACGCCTACGAGCAGCGTGGCCTCCACTTCTCCCAGGGTTACGGGATGACCGAGACCTCTCCCGGCGCGACCTCGCTGTCACCTGACATGACCCGCCGCAAGCAGGGCAGCGTGGGACTCCCACACTTCTTCACCGACGTCCGCATCACCGACGAGCACGGAGACGTCGTGCCGCGCGGAACGATCGGAGAGATCGAGATCTCGGGACCCAACGTCTTTCCTGGCTACCGTGGGTTACCCGACGCGACGGCGGCGGCCTTCACTGATGACGGATGGTTTAGATCGGGAGACCTTGGCTTTCTCGATCCCGAGGGATACCTCTACATCTCAGACCGCCTCAAGGACATGATCATTTCCGGCGGTGAGAACATCTACCCGGCCGAGGTCGAGAACCTCATCAACGATATCGACGGCGTCAGCGGGGTGGCGGTCATCGGGGTACCCGACGACCGGTGGGGTGAAGTGCCGTGGGCTTTACTGACAGTGAGGAAGGACGTATCGGTCGATACCGCGTCGGTGCGCGAGTTCCTTGATGGAAAGCTCGCACGGTATAAGATCCCCACGCGCGTTGTCGTGATCGACGAACTCCCCCGGACTGCTACGGGGAAGATCCGCAAGGCGGACCTGCGCGCGTACGCTGAAGCTCTTCGCGAACAGACCAGCCCAGCCGAACAGACACCGACGGGCCGACCTCCTTTGAAAACGAGCGACTAG
- a CDS encoding MaoC family dehydratase produces the protein MTTTVSYADVPGMSGTDLGWTDWLDVTQERVNLFADATDDHQWIHIDSERAKDGPFGGAIAHGFLSLSLTVKFWSELLDVDGVSTKVNYGLDKVRFVSPVKVGARVRMNAIIAEVTEVAGGYQFAVDQTIEIEGGDKPAVVARGLYRFYA, from the coding sequence ATGACCACCACCGTCTCCTACGCCGATGTGCCCGGAATGTCCGGCACCGACCTCGGCTGGACCGACTGGCTTGACGTCACGCAAGAACGCGTCAACCTGTTTGCGGATGCCACAGACGACCACCAGTGGATCCACATCGACTCCGAACGGGCGAAAGACGGCCCGTTCGGCGGAGCGATCGCTCATGGATTCCTCTCCCTTTCGTTAACGGTCAAATTCTGGTCCGAACTATTGGACGTTGACGGAGTGTCGACGAAGGTCAACTACGGCCTCGACAAGGTTCGCTTCGTCTCCCCCGTCAAGGTCGGAGCACGTGTGCGTATGAATGCGATCATTGCGGAGGTCACGGAAGTCGCCGGCGGCTACCAGTTCGCTGTCGACCAGACCATCGAGATCGAGGGCGGAGACAAGCCCGCCGTCGTCGCGCGAGGTCTCTACCGCTTCTACGCCTGA
- a CDS encoding flavin reductase family protein: MWEGRNRHDVYTQHGAAGQQRCEGVPFTTDTATSVISVSASPPLLAFSLPESSSLWPAIRDEGALAVNFLTADQEDVSARFSQRGIDRFAAGGWRLLATGEPVIEGAATWVRGAILQRTPAGGSYVITVKLLESSIDEIGSKHVPKSSPLIYHDRAYHRIR; the protein is encoded by the coding sequence ATGTGGGAAGGGCGAAATAGACACGACGTCTACACACAACATGGGGCTGCCGGTCAGCAGCGATGTGAAGGCGTTCCCTTCACAACCGACACGGCTACCTCCGTGATCTCCGTCTCCGCGTCACCGCCACTCCTTGCGTTCTCCCTCCCCGAATCGTCATCCTTATGGCCGGCGATCCGGGACGAAGGTGCCCTCGCCGTGAACTTCCTCACGGCAGACCAGGAGGACGTGTCCGCCCGCTTCTCACAGCGCGGAATCGATCGTTTCGCTGCCGGTGGTTGGCGGCTGTTGGCGACAGGCGAACCAGTGATCGAAGGTGCGGCAACGTGGGTGCGCGGCGCTATCCTTCAACGCACCCCAGCCGGCGGCAGCTACGTGATCACGGTGAAGTTGCTCGAATCCTCGATCGACGAGATTGGCTCCAAGCACGTGCCGAAGTCGAGCCCGCTGATTTATCACGACCGCGCATACCATCGGATCCGGTAA
- a CDS encoding Glu/Leu/Phe/Val family dehydrogenase has translation MLSMETARLTAANPLSDATAQLDAAIATLGYDSGIRDMLATPRREMTVSVPLRADDGSIRVFTGHRVQHNLSRGPAKGGLRYSPDVTLDEVRALAMWMTWKCALVDIPYGGAKGGITIDPRVHSEAELERVTRRYTSEILPIIGPERDIPAPDIGTSEKTMAWIMDTYSVATGYTVPGVVTGKPLALGGSLGRASATSRGVAHVALAALQHRGISPVGATTVVQGFGKVGRDTTRFLCEAGARVVAVADQYGAIYNSAGIDLDRLGAHVDATGSVVGFARSESIDGAAALELPVDLLIPAAVEGVLTAENAPRVTARVIVEGANGPTTTAADRIFVANDQLVVPDILANSGGVIVSYFEWVQANQAYWWGVEEVESRLRSRMLSTWRSVLAYADARGLTLREAATALAVERVTEAHRLRGMYP, from the coding sequence ATGCTCTCGATGGAGACGGCAAGACTGACCGCTGCCAACCCGCTCAGCGACGCAACCGCCCAGTTAGATGCTGCGATCGCCACTCTGGGCTACGACTCCGGTATCAGAGACATGCTGGCGACGCCTCGTCGCGAGATGACCGTGTCGGTGCCCCTGCGCGCCGACGACGGCAGCATCAGAGTCTTCACCGGCCACCGAGTTCAGCACAACCTTTCGCGGGGGCCAGCTAAAGGCGGGCTCCGCTATAGCCCAGATGTTACCCTCGACGAGGTCCGCGCACTCGCGATGTGGATGACCTGGAAATGCGCGCTAGTCGACATCCCGTATGGCGGAGCAAAAGGCGGCATCACCATCGACCCCCGCGTCCACTCGGAGGCAGAGCTCGAACGCGTCACCCGGCGATACACCAGCGAAATCCTTCCGATCATCGGCCCTGAACGTGACATCCCCGCTCCCGATATCGGGACCTCGGAGAAGACCATGGCCTGGATCATGGACACCTACTCGGTTGCGACCGGATACACCGTTCCTGGCGTCGTGACCGGTAAGCCGCTAGCCCTCGGTGGCTCTCTCGGCCGCGCGAGCGCAACCTCTCGCGGCGTCGCACACGTCGCCCTCGCCGCCCTGCAACACCGCGGAATCTCTCCCGTCGGAGCTACCACCGTCGTTCAGGGCTTCGGTAAGGTCGGCCGCGACACCACCCGGTTCCTGTGCGAAGCGGGCGCACGCGTGGTTGCTGTCGCCGACCAGTACGGCGCCATCTACAACTCAGCAGGAATCGACCTAGACCGTCTCGGCGCGCATGTGGACGCGACCGGATCCGTCGTAGGGTTCGCCCGTTCCGAATCGATCGATGGTGCCGCCGCGCTTGAGCTTCCTGTGGACCTCTTGATCCCTGCGGCGGTGGAAGGCGTTCTCACCGCCGAGAACGCACCACGGGTCACCGCCCGCGTTATTGTCGAAGGCGCAAATGGGCCGACTACCACGGCTGCGGACCGGATTTTCGTCGCGAACGACCAGTTGGTCGTCCCTGACATTCTCGCCAACTCGGGTGGAGTGATCGTCTCCTATTTCGAGTGGGTCCAGGCCAACCAGGCCTACTGGTGGGGAGTTGAAGAAGTTGAATCTCGACTCCGTTCCCGAATGCTCTCCACGTGGCGCAGTGTCCTCGCCTACGCCGATGCGCGTGGCCTCACGCTGCGCGAGGCCGCGACCGCCCTCGCTGTCGAACGGGTCACCGAAGCGCACCGTCTCCGAGGCATGTATCCGTAA
- a CDS encoding LacI family DNA-binding transcriptional regulator, whose amino-acid sequence MASTRAATLQDVADLSGVSRGTASRALTGEGRVSAQTKSRVLDAARSLDYSTNSGARNLRHARAGSIGLWLPGGMNSMDYYMNFAVGVVESTKDRELTVSLIPADFPAAKARSLHVDGFVMSDVIAGDELARAILGTGRPVVVSELVPPGMPEPTAIVAADHRTAMSQLLDRLTAGGATSIAVIRPPVNQMWVHIAAEAAADWAGRHGVPVAFVDLEGVPSAEELHRIIRALQATHPDVDGIVCLPEGLGVGILSTLRELGRSVPEDIQLVSYTDSPTLRIVQPPISALDLRAKDAGMHAGELLISLIEGAEGSGHTIQWFDLVYRERSSTRPPRT is encoded by the coding sequence ATGGCATCAACGCGAGCGGCGACGCTCCAAGACGTCGCCGATCTGAGCGGCGTATCCCGCGGCACGGCGTCCCGAGCACTCACTGGAGAGGGGCGAGTCTCTGCGCAGACGAAATCCCGCGTACTCGACGCTGCGAGAAGCCTCGACTACTCGACCAACAGTGGTGCACGCAACCTTCGACATGCCCGGGCAGGTTCGATCGGCCTGTGGCTGCCCGGCGGCATGAACTCCATGGACTACTACATGAACTTCGCGGTCGGCGTCGTGGAGAGCACGAAGGACAGAGAGCTGACAGTGTCGCTCATTCCCGCCGACTTTCCGGCCGCCAAAGCGCGAAGCCTTCACGTCGACGGATTCGTGATGTCCGATGTGATCGCTGGTGACGAGCTCGCCCGCGCGATTCTCGGGACCGGTCGGCCCGTCGTGGTCTCGGAGCTGGTGCCGCCCGGGATGCCCGAGCCGACCGCGATTGTGGCCGCCGATCACCGGACGGCGATGAGCCAGCTGCTCGATCGACTGACGGCCGGCGGTGCAACCTCGATCGCGGTGATCAGGCCCCCGGTGAACCAGATGTGGGTGCACATAGCGGCCGAGGCCGCGGCGGATTGGGCGGGGCGCCACGGCGTCCCTGTCGCGTTCGTCGACCTCGAAGGCGTGCCATCTGCAGAGGAACTGCACCGGATCATTCGGGCGCTCCAGGCGACGCATCCGGACGTCGACGGGATCGTATGCCTTCCCGAAGGCCTCGGTGTCGGCATCCTCTCCACGCTGCGCGAGCTCGGACGCTCCGTCCCGGAAGACATCCAACTCGTCTCATACACCGACAGTCCGACACTGCGTATCGTGCAACCGCCGATCTCGGCTCTGGACTTGAGGGCTAAGGATGCAGGGATGCACGCCGGCGAACTGCTGATCTCCCTCATCGAAGGCGCCGAGGGCTCCGGGCACACCATCCAGTGGTTCGATCTGGTTTACCGCGAGCGCTCATCCACCCGCCCTCCGAGGACGTAG
- a CDS encoding APC family permease, whose translation MTLDSSLLDGEPTGKLKKAALGTWGVVFLVVSAAAPLSVLAGIGPLAVLIGGVSAPIVYAVAGVVLAVFAIGFLFMARNLKPMGGFYTYISVGLGKVVGLAAGFLAWVSYNVLQIGLWGLFGVMAQGMFANIFGIDVQWWILAVIGAVLVFGLAAVGVDVGARVLGVLLVLETALLVVLAAAILSQRAGQLEFGTFAAGNIFTPSMFAIMGFGFAAFMGFESTVLYRSETRNPDRSIPRATYIAVAFLAIFYTGTLWLVIQAFGDSAVQGVIAKNPSAFFFTAMGEYVGQWGVSVMFVLIVTSIFAGQLAFHNAINRYSFALSRDGILPAFFNRTNRSGSPWLAGLIQTAVAIAVVIAFGVAGLDPLTQLVILVNSPGVYGIITLQLLASISVVIFIMRNRKLAPRWYVLPAAIVSVVAMAVLLAVLVITIEYLTGAGPAINAVILAVVPVVLIAGAVYALFLRARKPEVFARIGGAEPEPALDELAEVR comes from the coding sequence ATGACTCTGGACTCGTCGCTCCTCGATGGGGAGCCAACCGGGAAGTTGAAGAAGGCGGCGCTGGGGACGTGGGGAGTCGTTTTCCTCGTGGTCTCGGCGGCGGCGCCGCTGAGCGTGCTCGCGGGAATCGGACCGCTCGCGGTGCTCATCGGTGGAGTCTCCGCGCCGATCGTCTATGCCGTGGCCGGCGTTGTGCTGGCCGTCTTCGCAATCGGCTTCCTTTTCATGGCGCGAAACCTCAAGCCCATGGGAGGCTTCTACACCTACATCTCCGTCGGGCTCGGCAAGGTCGTCGGGCTGGCAGCCGGCTTCCTGGCCTGGGTTTCCTACAACGTGCTGCAGATCGGGCTCTGGGGCTTGTTCGGAGTCATGGCGCAGGGCATGTTCGCCAACATCTTCGGCATCGACGTGCAGTGGTGGATCCTTGCCGTGATCGGCGCGGTCCTGGTATTCGGCCTCGCAGCTGTCGGAGTGGACGTGGGCGCCAGGGTGCTGGGCGTGCTCCTGGTCCTCGAGACCGCGCTCCTGGTGGTGCTCGCCGCAGCGATTCTCAGCCAGCGTGCCGGGCAGCTCGAGTTCGGAACCTTCGCGGCGGGGAACATCTTCACCCCGAGCATGTTCGCGATCATGGGTTTCGGCTTCGCCGCGTTCATGGGCTTCGAATCAACGGTGCTCTACCGCAGTGAGACCCGGAACCCCGACCGGTCGATACCGCGCGCCACATACATCGCGGTTGCGTTCTTGGCGATCTTCTACACAGGCACGCTGTGGCTCGTGATCCAGGCGTTCGGCGACAGTGCCGTGCAGGGGGTCATCGCGAAGAACCCGTCAGCCTTCTTCTTCACCGCGATGGGGGAGTACGTCGGTCAGTGGGGAGTGTCGGTGATGTTCGTGCTGATCGTGACGAGCATCTTCGCCGGACAGCTCGCCTTCCATAACGCAATCAACAGGTATAGCTTCGCGTTGTCGCGCGACGGGATCCTCCCCGCATTCTTCAACAGGACCAACCGGTCGGGTTCGCCATGGCTCGCCGGGTTGATCCAGACCGCTGTGGCCATCGCGGTCGTCATCGCCTTCGGTGTCGCCGGTCTCGACCCGCTCACGCAGCTGGTCATCCTTGTCAACTCGCCCGGGGTCTACGGCATCATCACCCTGCAGCTTCTCGCCTCGATCTCGGTGGTGATCTTCATCATGCGCAACCGCAAGCTCGCGCCCCGCTGGTATGTGTTGCCCGCCGCGATCGTCTCAGTCGTGGCGATGGCAGTGCTACTCGCCGTCCTGGTGATCACCATCGAATACCTGACAGGCGCCGGCCCCGCAATCAACGCCGTCATCCTCGCCGTGGTCCCCGTGGTGCTCATCGCCGGAGCCGTGTACGCGCTCTTCCTCCGTGCGCGCAAGCCCGAGGTGTTCGCGCGGATCGGCGGCGCAGAGCCGGAGCCGGCCCTCGACGAGCTGGCGGAGGTCCGGTGA